CGGTCGGGCATGCGGAAGGGCCGCTCCTCGCCCGAGCGGAGCGCCGTCTCCACGCGGACCACCTCGGGGATGATCTCGCCCGCCTTCCTTACCCAGACGTGGTCGCCGAGGCGGACGTCCTTCTCGCGCACGTAGTCCTCGTTGTGCAGGCTGGCGTGGGTGACGGTGGTGCCGGCCAGGCGGACGGGGTCGAGGACGGCCACCGGGGTGAGGGCGCCGGTCCGGCCGACGCTCACTTCGATGGCGCGGACGACGGTCAGCGCCTCCTCGGCGGGGAACTTCCAGGCGGCCGCCCAGCGCGGCACCTTGGAGGTGGCGCCCAGCCGCTCCTGCTGGTCGCGCCGGTCGACCTTGACCACCATGCCGTCGATCTGGAAAGGAAGCGAGGCCCGCAGCGAGACGCCCGCCTCGCAGAGGTCGGCCGCCTCCTCGATGGAGCGCGCGCGCCGCCATTCGGGCGGCGTGCGGAAGCCCCAGTCGCGCAGCCGCTCCAGCAGCTCGGCCTGCGTGGCGGGCGGCTCGCCCTCCATGTCCAGGATCTGGTAGAAGAAGGCGGCCAGCGTCCGCCCCGCCGTCACCGCCGGGTCCAGCTGGCGGAGCGAGCCGGCGGCGGCGTTGCGCGGGTTGGCGAAGAGGGGGAGGCCGGCCGCCTCCCGCTCCGCATTCAGCCGCTCGAAGGCCTCGCGCGGCATGTAGACCTCGCCGCGCACCGCCAGGCGGCGGGGCGCCCCCTCGCGCAAGAGGAGCGGCACCGAGCGGATGGTGCGGACGTTGGGCGTCACATCCTCCCCCACCAGGCCGTCCCCGCGGGTGGCCGCCACGGTCAGGCGCCCTTCCTCGTAGGTGACGGCCACGGAGAGGCCGTCGATCTTGGGCTCGACCACGTACTCCGCCGGCTCGCCCAGCGCCGCCTCCACCCGCCGACCGAAGGCCAGCAGCTCCTCGCGGCTGAAGACGTCGTCCAGGCTGAGGAGCGGCTGCGGGTGGCGGACCGGCGGAAACTCCCCGCTGCGCGCGCCGCCCACCCGCTGCGTGGGCGAGTCGGGCGTGACCAGCTCGGGGTGGGCCGCCTCCAGCGCCTTCAGCCGCTCCATCAGCGCGTCGAAGGCCTCGTCGGAGATCTCGGGAGCGTCCAGCACGTAGTAGAGGTATTCGTGGTGCCGGATGAGGCGGCGCAGCCGCTCCGCCTCCGCCGCCGCCTCCTCCGGCCGGGCCCCGGCCCGCCCGGCCGCCTCCTCGCCCTCTCGGGCCATGCTCTCGCCCTCTCCCCCTCTCCGCCTTCCGCTCCGTTCAGTCGCCCGCGCCCTCCAGGCGCTCCACCGGCGCGTAGCGGGCCAGCAGCCGGCGCAGCCCCGCGCCGGGGAAGGCCACCACCAGCTCCTGCTCCTCGCCGCGGCCCCGCACCTCCACCACCGTCCCCTCGCCCCAGGCGCGATGGCGCAGGCGGTCGCCCGCGCGCCACTCCGCGGCGGCCGCCGTCCCGCCGGCGGCGGGCACCGCTCCGGCGGGGCGGGCGAAGCCGCCGCCGGCCGCGGCGAGCCCGGCCGGCCGCGCCTCGGCGCCGCGCTCGCTCCAGCCGCTCTCCACCACGCCGGGGCCGGCCGCCTCGGCCAGGAAGCGGCTGGGGGTGCCGTCCAGGCGGGAGCCAAAGATGGTCCGGTGCCAGGCGTGGACCAGGTAGAGCTTCTGGCGCGCGCGCGTCATGCCCACGTAGCAGAGGCGGCGCTCCTCCTCCAGGCGGTCGGGCTCCTCCAGGGCGCGGCTGTGCGGGAAGAGCCCCTCCTCCATGCCGATCAGCCAGACCACGCGGAACTCCAGCCCCTTGGCGCTGTGGAGCGTCATCAGCGTGACGCGGTCGCCGCCCGTCTCGGCCACGTCCACCTCGCTGAGCAGGGCGATCTCCGCCAGGAAGGCGCCGAGCCGCGCCACCCCGTCGACCGCCTCCGGCTCCGGCGCGGCCGCGCCCGGCCGCACCGCCTCGCCGAGCGCCCGCGCGCCGCCGA
This Bacillota bacterium DNA region includes the following protein-coding sequences:
- the ligA gene encoding NAD-dependent DNA ligase LigA translates to MAREGEEAAGRAGARPEEAAAEAERLRRLIRHHEYLYYVLDAPEISDEAFDALMERLKALEAAHPELVTPDSPTQRVGGARSGEFPPVRHPQPLLSLDDVFSREELLAFGRRVEAALGEPAEYVVEPKIDGLSVAVTYEEGRLTVAATRGDGLVGEDVTPNVRTIRSVPLLLREGAPRRLAVRGEVYMPREAFERLNAEREAAGLPLFANPRNAAAGSLRQLDPAVTAGRTLAAFFYQILDMEGEPPATQAELLERLRDWGFRTPPEWRRARSIEEAADLCEAGVSLRASLPFQIDGMVVKVDRRDQQERLGATSKVPRWAAAWKFPAEEALTVVRAIEVSVGRTGALTPVAVLDPVRLAGTTVTHASLHNEDYVREKDVRLGDHVWVRKAGEIIPEVVRVETALRSGEERPFRMPDR